One region of Oryza glaberrima chromosome 7, OglaRS2, whole genome shotgun sequence genomic DNA includes:
- the LOC127780601 gene encoding putative disease resistance protein RGA3, protein MEATISVILTELAGRSISFLVSKYLNQQKPAPSDDERLENLQRLLLRFRIIVDEAEERCITNQAMLEQLSILRKEMFRGYYTLDTFRCRAHQGKDHHGEVSPSFAISKFSHAKRIRFCSDSSSQSLGELQRVLGDLENTIVDATEFIAFLSSCPRLHRQPYSMYLILDQCMFGRQTEMEYLINFLLQPGNHSTLEPGVLPIIGPGRVGKSTLVEHACNDERVRSHFSQIVFFTRADLEDESIVDLRDGGVIKHRNRASGVGRVLVIVELDEDRYSEGLDKNIDGVLLERLYSIYKTRIPRDSKIIVTSRSDKIARLGTTPPLRLQLLSKEAYWYFFKVRTFGSMDASEHPEMASIAMDIAIETEGCFMGANLFSRLLRSNANSHYWSLVLATLREFKKKNQHIWSFMYAADQIKALDQVNERSEEATELLVILDNYQTSCSHASSHCEAEAEAPKISLVDALFGSVRPQGRFDALGWKSQIAPYYSYMYSCEIQRPKCLAARKNKMKKNGG, encoded by the coding sequence ATGGAGGCAACCATTTCTGTCATCCTGACTGAACTTGCAGGTAGATCCATATCTTTCCTTGTAAGCAAATACCTGAATCAGCAAAAGCCGGCTCCAAGCGACGATGAAAGATTGGAGAACCTGCAAAGGCTGCTGCTGCGGTTTCGCATCATCGTCGATGAGGCCGAAGAACGGTGCATCACCAACCAAGCCATGCTGGAGCAGCTGAGCATCCTGAGGAAGGAGATGTTCAGAGGCTACTACACCCTGGACACCTTCAGGTGCAGAGCTCATCAAGGCAAGGATCATCATGGTGAAGTGAGTCCATCTTTTGCCATCTCTAAATTCAGTCATGCCAAGCGTATCCGTTTCTGCAGTGACAGTAGCAGTCAGAGTTTGGGTGAGCTGCAGAGAGTTCTTGGGGACCTGGAGAACACCATTGTTGATGCTACTGAGTTCATTGCATTCTTAAGCAGTTGCCCTCGCCTTCATCGTCAGCCGTATAGCATGTACTTGATCTTGGACCAGTGCATGTTTGGGCGCCAGACGGAGATGGAATATCTCATCAATTTTCTCCTACAACCTGGGAATCATAGCACACTAGAACCAGGAGTTCTGCCGATTATCGGTCCAGGGAGAGTTGGGAAGAGCACTCTTGTCGAGCATGCCTGCAATGATGAAAGGGTGCGCAGTCACTTCTCGCAAATTGTGTTCTTCACTCGAGCCGATCTTGAAGATGAAAGCATTGTGGATCTTAGAGATGGCGGTGTAATCAAACATCGAAACCGTGCCTCAGGTGTAGGAAGGGTGTTGGTCATTGTTGAACTAGATGAGGATAGGTATTCAGAAGGACTAGATAAAAATATCGATGGGGTTTTATTGGAAAGACTATACTCGATATACAAAACTCGCATTCCTCGCGACAGTAAAATCATAGTCACAAGCCGATCAGACAAGATTGCGAGGTTAGGAACCACACCACCTCTCAGATTACAGCTTTTATCCAAGGAAGCCTACTGGTACTTCTTCAAGGTGAGAACATTTGGGAGCATGGATGCTTCAGAGCACCCTGAAATGGCATCAATAGCCATGGATATTGCAATAGAAACTGAAGGGTGTTTCATGGGTGCCAATCTCTTCAGTAGATTGCTGAGATCAAATGCCAACAGTCATTACTGGAGCTTGGTTCTTGCAACCCTGAGAGAGTTCAAGAAGAAGAACCAGCATATTTGGTCATTCATGTATGCTGCAGATCAAATTAAAGCTTTGGATCAGGTGAATGAACGAAGTGAAGAAGCAACTGAACTTCTTGTGATTCTTGATAACTATCAAACAAGCTGCTCACATGCATCTTCCCACTGtgaagctgaagctgaagctCCCAAGATATCACTGGTAGATGCTCTGTTTGGAAGTGTTAGGCCTCAAGGAAGATTTGATGCACTTGGATGGAAATCACAGATAGCACCTTACTATAGCTACATGTATAGTTGTGAGATACAGAGGCCAAAGTGTTTGGCCGCTAGGAAGAACAAAATGAAGAAGAATGGTGGCTGA
- the LOC127780078 gene encoding putative disease resistance protein RGA3 codes for METFLSVILSDLASRSISLLINKCSKPTLPSVEERLQRLLLRVRIIVEEAEGRLITNQAMVQQLNMLRKEMYIAYYTLGNFICHGHEEDNAKDHEVSNYFKPSKLNPAKRIRYLWDGGQTLQDQLQQVLGRLQVTLEDMREFVIFLNYCPRLCRQPYSMHLLIDKCLFGRQMEMEHIMNFLLKEDTPGAENPGVLPIIGPGKVGKTTLIAHACDDERVRNHFSQIVCFSEDDLEDASMETLRYSGVIKHQNHATGGEMILIIIELTRDIDEGVWRRLYSVCKSCVANGSKIIISSRSNKIVCFGTTQALRVKFFTQEAYWYFFKLRTFGSMGAEEHPKLESIAMEIAREWNGCFMSSGIYNELLKANFNTRFWSTVLTRIREFRKLNISLYANFDGPWEVVESAYVRRVNEISSEYVLILHDYQTCSVPNMLHHCTNSAQSEVEVPQLSFEDFQFGNIRPQGKFKVLGWRSHLPPYHDYMFSCEVLKSQHTVARNKRPRELCRRDFGLST; via the coding sequence ATGGAGACATTTCTGTCCGTGATTCTGAGTGATCTTGCCAGTAGATCCATATCTTTGCTGATCAACAAGTGCTCAAAGCCAACATTACCATCCGTGGAGGAGAGACTGCAACGACTGCTGCTCCGGGTTCGTATCATTGTGGAGGAGGCAGAGGGACGGCTTATCACAAACCAAGCCATGGTTCAGCAACTGAACATGCTAAGGAAGGAGATGTACATAGCGTATTACACCCTCGGCAACTTCATATGCCATGGCCATGAAGAAGACAATGCCAAAGATCATGAGGTGAGTAACTATTTTAAACCATCCAAGTTAAATCCTGCCAAGCGCATCCGATACTTGTGGGATGGTGGCCAGACTTTGCAAGATCAGCTGCAGCAAGTTCTTGGCAGACTACAAGTCACCCTCGAAGATATGCGCGAGTTTGTCATATTCTTGAACTATTGTCCTCGTTTGTGCCGGCAGCCATATAGCATGCACTTGCTTATAGACAAGTGTTTGTTCGGTCGCCAAATGGAGATGGAGCATATCATGAACTTCCTGCTCAAAGAGGATACTCCCGGTGCTGAAAATCCAGGTGTCCTACCGATCATTGGCCCCGGGAAAGTTGGGAAGACCACCCTGATTGCGCATGCTTGTGATGATGAAAGGGTCCGTAATCACTTCTCTCAAATTGTGTGTTTCAGTGAGGATGATCTTGAAGATGCAAGCATGGAGACTCTTAGATATTCTGGTGTAATCAAGCATCAAAACCATGCCACTGGTGGCGAAATGATACTAATAATCATCGAACTAACCAGAGACATCGATGAGGGTGTGTGGAGAAGGTTGTACTCAGTTTGCAAAAGTTGTGTTGCAAATGGCAGTAAAATTATAATCTCAAGCCGATCTAATAAGATTGTGTGCTTTGGAACGACACAAGCTCTTCGAGTAAAGTTCTTTACTCAAGAAGCTTACTGGTACTTCTTCAAACTGCGCACGTTTGGAAGCATGGGTGCAGAGGAGCACCCAAAGCTGGAATCAATAGCAATGGAGATAGCAAGGGAATGGAATGGGTGCTTCATGTCTTCAGGCATCTACAATGAACTTCTAAAAGCAAATTTCAACACTCGGTTTTGGAGCACGGTTCTAACAAGAATCAGAGAATTCAGGAAGTTGAATATCTCACTCTATGCAAATTTTGATGGTCCTTGGGAGGTGGTTGAATCGGCATATGTTAGGAGGGTAAATGAAATTTCCTCTGAATATGTTCTGATTCTTCATGATTATCAGACATGTTCTGTTCCAAACATGCTCCATCATTGTACAAACTCTGCTCAGAGTGAAGTTGAAGTTCCCCAGTTGAGTTTCGAAGATTTTCAATTTGGAAATATTAGGCCTCAAGGAAAATTCAAGGTTCTCGGCTGGAGATCTCACCTTCCACCTTACCACGACTACATGTTCAGCTGTGAGGTACTGAAGTCGCAGCATACAGTTGCCAGAAATAAGCGACCCCGAGAACTTTGCAGACGCGACTTCGGATTGAGCACTTGA
- the LOC127779240 gene encoding putative disease resistance protein RGA3 codes for SFRQKDNAKDRELNYYFTPSKLNPAKHVRFCRCSGQTLQDQLQQVLGSLQVTLEDMREFLVFFNSCPRLCRQPYSMHLVLDRCLFGRQMETEHIMNFLLKEDIPSAENLGVLPIIGPGKVGKSTLIEHACEDERVRNRFSQIVCFNDDDVGHANMVALRDCGVIKHKNHSIGGDRMLIIIKLMGDIDEGVWGRLYSASKTSVAVGSKIIITSRSDKIVSFGTTQVLSVNFFTQEAYWYFFKVRTFGSLDAEEHPKLASLAMDMAREMNQCFMGSCIYSVLLKANFNARFWSMALARIREFKLKNNLIYNAYLVGGPWEAVKPAYVRTVNKISSEYLVVLHDYQTFSVPNMVHCYTNSAQSEGEVPEVSMQDFLFGSVKPQGKFKVLAWRSHLPPHYNYIFNCEVRRPHHMVTSKKRSHKLCT; via the coding sequence TCCTTCCGGCAAAAAGACAATGCCAAAGATCGTGAGTTGAATTACTATTTTACACCTTCCAAGTTAAATCCTGCCAAGCATGTCCGATTCTGCAGGTGCAGCGGCCAGACTTTACAAGATCAGCTGCAGCAAGTTCTTGGCAGCCTACAAGTCACCCTTGAAGATATGCGCGAGTTTCTCGTGTTCTTCAACAGTTGTCCTCGTTTATGCCGACAGCCATATAGCATGCACTTGGTTTTAGACAGGTGCTTGTTCGGTCGTCAGATGGAAACGGAGCACATCATGAACTTCCTGCTCAAAGAGGACATTCCCAGTGCTGAAAATCTAGGTGTCCTGCCGATCATTGGCCCAGGAAAAGTTGGGAAGAGCACCCTGATTGAGCATGCCTGTGAAGATGAAAGAGTGCGTAACCGCTTCTCTCAAATTGTGTGTTTTAACGATGACGATGTAGGACATGCAAATATGGTGGCTCTTAGAGATTGTGGTGTAATTAAGCATAAAAACCATTCTATTGGTGGAGACAGGATGCTAATCATTATCAAATTAATGGGAGACATTGATGAGGGTGTATGGGGAAGATTGTACTCTGCTTCCAAAACTAGTGTTGCAGTTGGAAGTAAAATTATAATCACAAGCCGATCTGATAAGATTGTAAGCTTTGGAACGACACAAGTTCTCAGTGTAAATTTCTTTACTCAAGAAGCTTATTGGTACTTTTTCAAGGTGCGCACATTTGGAAGCTTGGATGCAGAGGAGCACCCAAAGCTGGCATCATTAGCCATGGATATGGCCAGGGAGATGAACCAGTGCTTCATGGGTTCATGCATCTATAGTGTGCTTCTGAAAGCAAACTTTAATGCTCGGTTTTGGAGCATGGCGCTGGCAAGAATCAGAGAATTCAAGCTGAAGAACAACTTAATATACAACGCGTATCTTGTTGGTGGTCCTTGGGAGGCGGTTAAACCTGCATATGTTAGGACGGTAAACAAAATTTCCTCTGAATATCTTGTGGTTCTTCACGACTATCAGACATTCTCTGTTCCAAACATGGTCCATTGTTACACAAACTCTGCTCAGAGTGAAGGTGAAGTCCCCGAGGTCAGTATGCAAGATTTTCTCTTCGGAAGTGTTAAGCCTCAAGGAAAATTCAAGGTTCTCGCATGGAGATCTCACCTTCCACCTCACTACAACTACATTTTCAACTGTGAGGTACGGAGGCCACATCATATGGTCACCAGTAAGAAGAGATCTCATAAGCTTTGCACCTGA
- the LOC127778752 gene encoding disease resistance protein RGA2-like, producing the protein METFLSMILNDLASRSISLLINKCSKPTLPSVEERLQQLLLRVRIIVEEAEGRLITNQAMLQQLNMLRKEMYRGYYTLGNFICHGHEEDNAKDHEVSNYFKPSKLNPAKRIRFLWDGGQSLQDQLQQVLGSLQVILEDMHEFVMFLNSCPRLCCQPYSMHLLIDKCLFGRQMEMEHIMNFLLKEDTPGAENPGVLPIIGPGKVGKTTLIAHACDDERRDR; encoded by the exons ATGGAGACATTTTTGTCCATGATTCTGAATGATCTTGCCAGTAGATCAATATCTTTGCTGATCAACAAGTGCTCAAAGCCAACATTACCATCCGTGGAGGAGAGGCTGCAACAACTGCTGCTCCGGGTTCGTATCATTGTGGAGGAGGCAGAGGGACGGCTTATCACAAACCAAGCCATGCTGCAGCAACTGAACATGCTAAGGAAGGAGATGTACAGAGGGTATTACACCCTCGGCAACTTCATATGCCATGGCCATGAAGAAGACAATGCCAAAGATCATGAGGTGAGTAACTATTTTAAACCATCAAAGTTAAATCCTGCCAAGCGTATCCGATTCTTGTGGGATGGTGGCCAGAGTTTACAAGATCAGCTGCAGCAAGTTCTTGGCAGCCTACAAGTCATTCTTGAAGATATGCACGAGTTTGTCATGTTCTTGAACAGTTGTCCCCGTTTGTGCTGTCAGCCATATAGCATGCACTTGCTTATAGACAAGTGTTTGTTTGGTCGCCAAATGGAGATGGAGCACATCATGAACTTCCTGCTCAAAGAGGATACTCCCGGTGCTGAAAATCCAGGTGTCCTGCCAATCATTGGCCCAGGGAAAGTTGGGAAGACCACCTTGATCGCGCATGCTTGTGATGATGAAAGG AGAGATCGATGA
- the LOC127778661 gene encoding putative disease resistance protein RGA3 isoform X2, translated as METFLSAILSDLTSRSISFLVNKCSKPTTPTVEERLQQLLLRARVIVEEADERFITNQAMLQKLNILRKEMYRGYYTLICFRCHNNEEDNVKDREVSYYFTPSKLNPAKRVRFCTGSGQTLRDQLQQVLGSLQVTLEDMREFLMFFNSCPRLCRQPYSMHLLLDRCLFGRQMETEHIMNFLLKEDIPSAENLGVLPIIGPGKVGKSTLIEHACEDERVRNRFSQIVCFNDDDVEHANMVALRDCGVIKHKNHSIGGDRMLIIIELMGDIDEGVWGRLYSASKISVAVGSKIIVTSRSDKIVSFGTTQVLRVNFFTQEAYWYFFKVRTFGSLDAEEHPKLASLAMDMAREMNQCFMGSCIYSVLLKANFNARFWSMALARIREFKLKNNLIYNAYLVGGPWEAVKPAYVRTVNKISSEYLVVLHDYQTFSVPNMVHCYTNSAQSEGEVPEVSMQDFLFGSVKPQGKFKVLAWRSHLPPHYNYIFNCEVRRPHHMVTSKKRSHKLCT; from the coding sequence ATGGAGACATTTCTGTCTGCAATTCTGAGTGATCTTACCAGTAGATCCATATCTTTCCTTGTCAACAAGTGCTCAAAACCAACAACTCCAACTGTGGAGGAGAGACTACAACAGTTGCTGCTCCGGGCACGTGTAATCGTGGAGGAGGCAGATGAACGGTTCATCACAAACCAAGCCATGCTGCAGAAACTGAACATACTAAGGAAGGAGATGTACAGAGGGTATTACACACTCATCTGCTTCAGATGCCATAACAATGAAGAAGACAATGTCAAAGATCGTGAGGTGAGTTACTATTTTACACCTTCCAAGTTAAATCCTGCCAAGCGTGTCCGATTCTGCACGGGCAGTGGCCAGACTTTACGAGATCAGCTGCAGCAAGTTCTTGGCAGCCTACAAGTCACCCTTGAAGATATGCGCGAGTTTCTCATGTTCTTCAACAGTTGTCCTCGTTTATGCCGACAGCCATATAGCATGCACTTGCTTTTAGACAGGTGCTTGTTCGGTCGTCAAATGGAAACGGAGCACATCATGAACTTCCTGCTCAAAGAGGACATTCCCAGTGCTGAAAATCTAGGTGTCCTGCCGATCATTGGCCCAGGAAAAGTTGGGAAGAGCACCCTGATTGAGCATGCCTGCGAAGATGAAAGAGTGCGTAACCGCTTCTCTCAAATTGTGTGTTTTAACGACGATGATGTAGAACATGCAAACATGGTGGCTCTTAGAGATTGTGGTGTAATTAAGCATAAAAACCATTCTATTGGTGGAGACAGGATGCTAATCATTATCGAATTAATGGGAGACATTGATGAGGGTGTATGGGGAAGATTGTACTCTGCTTCCAAAATTAGTGTTGCAGTTGGAAGTAAAATTATAGTCACAAGCCGATCTGATAAGATTGTAAGCTTTGGAACGACACAAGTTCTCAGAGTAAATTTCTTTACTCAAGAAGCTTATTGGTACTTTTTCAAGGTGCGCACATTTGGAAGCTTGGATGCGGAGGAGCACCCAAAGCTGGCATCATTAGCCATGGATATGGCCAGGGAGATGAACCAGTGCTTCATGGGTTCATGCATCTACAGTGTGCTTCTGAAAGCAAACTTTAATGCTCGGTTTTGGAGCATGGCGCTGGCAAGAATCAGAGAATTCAAGCTGAAGAACAACTTAATATACAACGCGTATCTTGTTGGTGGTCCTTGGGAGGCGGTTAAACCTGCATATGTTAGGACGGTAAACAAAATTTCCTCTGAATATCTTGTGGTTCTTCACGACTATCAGACATTCTCTGTTCCAAACATGGTCCATTGTTACACAAACTCTGCTCAGAGTGAAGGTGAAGTCCCCGAGGTCAGTATGCAAGATTTTCTCTTCGGAAGTGTTAAGCCTCAAGGAAAATTCAAGGTTCTCGCATGGAGATCTCACCTTCCACCTCACTACAACTACATTTTCAACTGTGAGGTACGGAGGCCACATCATATGGTCACCAGTAAGAAGAGATCTCATAAGCTTTGCACCTGA
- the LOC127778661 gene encoding putative disease resistance protein RGA3 isoform X1 produces MERQRKPAATAALRPDLETSAAAAASDKRLTPTFCQLLSIQTTHLHMETFLSAILSDLTSRSISFLVNKCSKPTTPTVEERLQQLLLRARVIVEEADERFITNQAMLQKLNILRKEMYRGYYTLICFRCHNNEEDNVKDREVSYYFTPSKLNPAKRVRFCTGSGQTLRDQLQQVLGSLQVTLEDMREFLMFFNSCPRLCRQPYSMHLLLDRCLFGRQMETEHIMNFLLKEDIPSAENLGVLPIIGPGKVGKSTLIEHACEDERVRNRFSQIVCFNDDDVEHANMVALRDCGVIKHKNHSIGGDRMLIIIELMGDIDEGVWGRLYSASKISVAVGSKIIVTSRSDKIVSFGTTQVLRVNFFTQEAYWYFFKVRTFGSLDAEEHPKLASLAMDMAREMNQCFMGSCIYSVLLKANFNARFWSMALARIREFKLKNNLIYNAYLVGGPWEAVKPAYVRTVNKISSEYLVVLHDYQTFSVPNMVHCYTNSAQSEGEVPEVSMQDFLFGSVKPQGKFKVLAWRSHLPPHYNYIFNCEVRRPHHMVTSKKRSHKLCT; encoded by the exons ATGGAGCGGCAAAGGAAGCCGGCGGCGACAGCTGCGCTGCGGCCGGATCTGGAgacgtcggcggcagcggcggcttctGACAAGCGACTGACACCAACGTTCTGTCAGCTTCTTTCGATCCAG ACTACACACTTACACATGGAGACATTTCTGTCTGCAATTCTGAGTGATCTTACCAGTAGATCCATATCTTTCCTTGTCAACAAGTGCTCAAAACCAACAACTCCAACTGTGGAGGAGAGACTACAACAGTTGCTGCTCCGGGCACGTGTAATCGTGGAGGAGGCAGATGAACGGTTCATCACAAACCAAGCCATGCTGCAGAAACTGAACATACTAAGGAAGGAGATGTACAGAGGGTATTACACACTCATCTGCTTCAGATGCCATAACAATGAAGAAGACAATGTCAAAGATCGTGAGGTGAGTTACTATTTTACACCTTCCAAGTTAAATCCTGCCAAGCGTGTCCGATTCTGCACGGGCAGTGGCCAGACTTTACGAGATCAGCTGCAGCAAGTTCTTGGCAGCCTACAAGTCACCCTTGAAGATATGCGCGAGTTTCTCATGTTCTTCAACAGTTGTCCTCGTTTATGCCGACAGCCATATAGCATGCACTTGCTTTTAGACAGGTGCTTGTTCGGTCGTCAAATGGAAACGGAGCACATCATGAACTTCCTGCTCAAAGAGGACATTCCCAGTGCTGAAAATCTAGGTGTCCTGCCGATCATTGGCCCAGGAAAAGTTGGGAAGAGCACCCTGATTGAGCATGCCTGCGAAGATGAAAGAGTGCGTAACCGCTTCTCTCAAATTGTGTGTTTTAACGACGATGATGTAGAACATGCAAACATGGTGGCTCTTAGAGATTGTGGTGTAATTAAGCATAAAAACCATTCTATTGGTGGAGACAGGATGCTAATCATTATCGAATTAATGGGAGACATTGATGAGGGTGTATGGGGAAGATTGTACTCTGCTTCCAAAATTAGTGTTGCAGTTGGAAGTAAAATTATAGTCACAAGCCGATCTGATAAGATTGTAAGCTTTGGAACGACACAAGTTCTCAGAGTAAATTTCTTTACTCAAGAAGCTTATTGGTACTTTTTCAAGGTGCGCACATTTGGAAGCTTGGATGCGGAGGAGCACCCAAAGCTGGCATCATTAGCCATGGATATGGCCAGGGAGATGAACCAGTGCTTCATGGGTTCATGCATCTACAGTGTGCTTCTGAAAGCAAACTTTAATGCTCGGTTTTGGAGCATGGCGCTGGCAAGAATCAGAGAATTCAAGCTGAAGAACAACTTAATATACAACGCGTATCTTGTTGGTGGTCCTTGGGAGGCGGTTAAACCTGCATATGTTAGGACGGTAAACAAAATTTCCTCTGAATATCTTGTGGTTCTTCACGACTATCAGACATTCTCTGTTCCAAACATGGTCCATTGTTACACAAACTCTGCTCAGAGTGAAGGTGAAGTCCCCGAGGTCAGTATGCAAGATTTTCTCTTCGGAAGTGTTAAGCCTCAAGGAAAATTCAAGGTTCTCGCATGGAGATCTCACCTTCCACCTCACTACAACTACATTTTCAACTGTGAGGTACGGAGGCCACATCATATGGTCACCAGTAAGAAGAGATCTCATAAGCTTTGCACCTGA
- the LOC127780523 gene encoding putative disease resistance protein RGA3: METFLSAILGDLASRSISFLINKSSKPTALTVEERLQRLLLRARIILEEADERLITNQSMLQQLNILRKEMYRGYYTLDRFRCHVHEADHTKDHEVSNHVIPSKFNPAKRIRFCRVSGKSLEEQLQQVFGSLEVTIEDMGEVVMFLNSCPRLCRQPYSMHLLLDKCLLGRQMEMEHIMNFLLKEDIPGDENTGVLPIIGPWRVGKSTLIEHACADERVRNRFFQIVHFSDDDLEDANMVTLRDCGVIKHQNRGTGEERLLIIIELIRDIDEAAWSRLYSASKRCVAKGSKIIVASRSDKIARFGTTQALRVTYFTQEAYWYFFKVRTFGSIDAEEHPKLASIAMDMAREMNGCFMGSSMYSVLLKENFNVRFWSMALAGIREFKQKNLLRYGANIDCPWHPVEPTYIRMINNVSSEYLVVLCDYQTCSVQDMVDCHTNFPQSEAAVPMVSLQDFLFGSVRPQGKFKVLASRSHLPPHYNYILNCEVWTSHHLITREERPQKLCT, translated from the coding sequence ATGGAGACATTTCTGTCTGCTATTCTGGGTGATCTTGCCAGTAGATCCATATCTTTCCTGATCAACAAGTCCTCGAAACCGACAGCACTAACCGTGGAGGAGAGACTGCAACGGTTGCTGCTCAGGGCCCGTATCATCCTGGAGGAGGCAGATGAACGGCTCATCACAAACCAATCCATGCTGCAGCAACTGAACATACTAAGGAAGGAGATGTACAGAGGATATTACACCCTTGACAGATTCAGATGCCATGTCCATGAAGCAGACCATACCAAAGATCACGAGGTGAGTAACCATGTTATACCATCCAAGTTCAATCCTGCCAAGCGCATCCGGTTCTGCAGGGTCAGTGGCAAGAGTTTAGAAGAGCAGCTGCAGCAAGTTTTTGGCAGCCTTGAGGTCACCATTGAAGATATGGGTGAGGTTGTCATGTTCTTGAACAGTTGTCCCCGTTTGTGCCGTCAGCCATATAGCATGCACTTGCTTCTAGACAAGTGCTTGTTGGGTCGCCAAATGGAAATGGAGCACATCATGAACTTCCTGCTCAAAGAAGATATTCCTGGTGATGAAAATACAGGAGTTCTGCCTATCATTGGCCCGTGGAGGGTTGGTAAGAGCACCCTGATTGAGCATGCCTGTGCCGATGAAAGGGTGCGTAACCGCTTTTTTCAGATTGTGCATTTCAGTGACGATGATCTTGAGGATGCAAATATGGTGACTCTGAGAGATTGTGGTGTAATCAAGCATCAAAACCGTGGTACTGGTGAAGAAAGACTACTGATTATTATCGAATTGATCAGGGACATCGATGAGGCTGCATGGAGTAGATTGTACTCAGCTTCCAAAAGGTGTGTTGCAAAAGGCAGTAAGATTATAGTCGCAAGCCGATCTGATAAGATTGCAAGGTTTGGAACAACCCAAGCTCTTAGAGTAACATACTTTACTCAAGAAGCTTACTGGTACTTTTTCAAGGTTCGCACATTTGGAAGCATAGATGCAGAGGAGCACCCAAAGCTGGCATCGATAGCCATGGATATGGCCAGGGAGATGAATGGGTGCTTCATGGGTTCAAGCATGTACAGTGTACTTCTGAAAGAAAATTTCAATGTTAGGTTTTGGAGCATGGCTCTGGCAGGAATTAGAGAATTCAAGCAGAAGAATCTCTTACGATACGGTGCCAATATTGACTGTCCTTGGCACCCGGTTGAACCAACATACATTAGGATGATAAACAATGTTTCCTCTGAATATCTTGTGGTTCTTTGCGACTATCAGACATGTTCTGTTCAGGACATGGTAGATTGTCACACAAACTTTCCTCAGAGTGAAGCAGCAGTTCCCATGGTGAGTTTGCAAGATTTTCTGTTTGGAAGTGTTAGACCTCAAGGAAAATTCAAGGTTCTCGCGTCAAGATCTCATCTTCCACCTCACTACAACTACATACTTAACTGTGAGGTATGGACTTCACATCATCTGATCACCAGGGAGGAGAGACCTCAGAAGCTTTGCACCTGA